The following are encoded together in the Chanodichthys erythropterus isolate Z2021 chromosome 16, ASM2448905v1, whole genome shotgun sequence genome:
- the LOC137003843 gene encoding protein NLRC3-like gives MDDTHRTRNEDYFPGCSSVHQKRSEPESSCVSMKSDMSMDQPVKFKSGDTRTGLSSVHQKRSEPESSCVSMKSDASMDQPVKFNSGDTRTGLRSIMDDTHRTRNEDCFPGCSSVHQKRSEPESSCVSMKSDMSMDQPENFKSGDTLTGLSSVHQRRSEPESERIRVHNKASSLNTFRSNLRKKFQCLNEGTAKQGNPTLLNEIYTELYITESESGEINNEHEVRQIEIQSRRAETEDTPIKCSDIFRPLPGQDKPIRTVLTKGVAGIGKTVSVQKFILDWAERKENQDVQLIFPLPFRELNLMKDKTLSLSDLLHVFFTETKEMEISSDEYKVLFIFDGLDECRLSLNFKSKVKLCNISESASVDELLMNLIVGNMLPSALIWITSRPAAADLVPSECVHQVTEVRGFSEPQKEEYFRKRIRDQSLADRIISHLKSSRSLHIMCHIPVFCWISATVLEKMLSEAERGEIPKTLTQMYTHFLIIQSNIKHEKDYEKKVKDEDLILKLGKLAFQQLMKGNLIFYEEDLRECGIDVTEASVYSGLCTQIFREELGLYQGKVFCFVHLSIQENLAALYVHIYCTNKKRNVFEKAKQSLFSKIINQRKYVSLSELHQIAVNKALKRKNGDLDLFLRFLLGLSLASNQTLLRELLTQTGSCSYNKEETVQYIKQKIREIHSPERSINLFHCLNELGDDSLMQEIQRYLKYGEIKETKLSYSQWSALVYVLLTSEQIMDVFDLKQFIGEQNTADEVLQKLLPVVKESRSAQLQSCNLTAHACKSLSSALQSSDMFLGELDLSNNDLQDSGVKLLSDGLKSLNCQLLILRLSGCMVTEEGCGYVSSALNSNPSHLKELDLSYNHPGDSGVKLLSDKLNHPNYRLDKLNVDHGGEIRIRAGMHKYSHQLTLDLNTVNKDLLLSESNRVITRTGTLQLYPDHPDRFDLPQVLCVESVCDRRCYWEIEWSGEDVYISVSYKSISRKGWGYECVFGSNDQSWSLICSSSSYSFIHNKIQTELPVKPISSRIGVFVDHSAGTLSFYSVSGDTMILIHTVQTTFTQPLYPGFRVYYGSSVKLC, from the exons ATGGATGACACACACAGAACCAGAAATGAAGATTATTTTCCAGGATGCAG CTCAGTTCATCAGAAGAGATCAGAACCAGAGTCCAGCTGTGTGTCTATGAAGAGTGACATGTCTATGGATCAGCCAGTAAAGTTTAAGAGTGGAGATACACGGACTGGCCTCAG CTCAGTTCATCAGAAGAGATCAGAACCAGAGTCCAGCTGTGTGTCTATGAAGAGTGACGCATCTATGGATCAGCCAGTAAAGTTTAATAGTGGAGATACACGGACTGGCCTCAG ATCCATCATGGATGACACACACAGAACCAGAAATGAAGATTGTTTTCCAGGATGCAG CTCAGTTCATCAGAAGAGATCAGAACCAGAGTCCAGCTGTGTGTCTATGAAGAGTGACATGTCTATGGATCAGCCAGAAAACTTTAAGAGTGGAGATACACTGACTGGCCTCAG CTCAGTTCATCAGAGGAGATCAGAACCAGAATCAGAGAGAATCAGAGTCCA taataaaGCCTCCAGCCTCAACACATTTAGATCAAACCTGAGGAAGAAGTTTCAGTGTCTGAATGAAGGAACAGCAAAGCAGGGAAACCCAACACTCCTGAATGAGATCTACACTGAACTCTACATCACAGAGAGTGAGAGTGGAGAGATCAATAATGAGCATGAGGTGAGACAGATTGAGATACAATCCAGGAGAGCAGAAACCGAGGACACACCGATCAAATGTAGTGACATCTTTAGACCTTTACCTGGAcaagacaaacccatcagaactgTGCTCACAAAGGGAGTCGCTGGCATTGGAAAAACAGTCTCTGTGCAGAAGTTCATCCTGGACTGGGCTGAAAGGAAAGAGAATCAGGATGTCCAGCTCATATTTCCACTTCCTTTCAGAGAGCTCAACTTGATGAAGGACAAAACACTCAGTCTTTCAGATCTTCTTCATGTCTTTTTCACTGAAACCAAAGAAATGGAAATATCCAGTGATGAATATAAAGTGttgttcatctttgatggtctggatgAGTGTCGTCTGTCTCTGAACTTCAAGAGCAAAGTGAAACTGTGTAATATATCTGAATCGGCCTCAGTGGATGAGCTGCTGATGAACCTCATTGTAGGGAATATGcttccctctgctctcatctggatcaccTCCAGACCAGCAGCAGCTGATCTCGTCCCGTCTGAGTGTGTCCATCAAGTGACAGAGGTACGAGGCTTCAGTGAGCCACAGAAGGAGGAATACTTCAGGAAGAGAATCCGTGATCAGAGTCTGGCCGACAGGATCATCTCACACCTAAAGTCATCAAGGAGCCTCCACATCATGTGCCACATCCCAGTGTTCTGCTGGATCTCAGCCACTGTTCTAGAGAAGATGTTGAGTGAAGCAGAGAGAGGAGAGATTCCCAAGACTCTCACTCAAATGTACACACACTTCCTGATCATTCAGTCCAACATCAAACATGAGAAGGACTATGAGAAGAAAGTGAAAGATGAAGACCTGATTCTCAAACTGGGGAAACTGGCTTTTCAGCAGCTTATGAAAGGCAACCTGATCTTCTATGAGGAAGACCTGAGAGAATGTGGCATTGATGTGACAGAAGCATCAGTGTACTCAGGATTGTGcactcagatcttcagagaggaGTTGGGCTTGTATCAGGGGAAAGTCTTCTGCTTTGTTCATCTGAGCATCCAGGAAAATCTGGCAGCTCTATATGTACACATTTACTGTACAAACAAGAAAAGAAATGTGTTTGAGAAAGCTAAACAAAGTCTCTTTTCTAAAATTATAAATCAGAGGAAATATGTTTCATTATCTGAGCTACATCAGATAGCTGTAAATAAGGCCTTAAAGAGAAAGAATGGAGATCTGGATCTTTTCCTGCGTTTTCTTCTGGGTCTTTCATTGGCGTCCAATCAGACTCTCTTACGAGAACTACTGACACAGACAGGAAGCTGCTCCTACAACAAAGAGGAAACAGTTCAGTACATCAAACAGAAGATCAGGGAGATTCACTCTCCAGAGAGATCCATTAATCTGTTCCACTGTCTGAATGAACTGGGTGATGATTCACTGATGCAGGAGATCCAACGTTATCTGAAATATGGAGAAATAAAAGAAACCAAACTCTCCTATTCACAGTGGTCAGCTCTGGTTTATGTGTTGCTGACATCAGAGCAGATAATGGATGTTTTTGATCTAAAACAGTTTATTGGAGAACAAAATACAGCAGATGAAGTTCTTCAGAAGCTGCTGCCTGTGGTTAAAGAATCCAGATCAGCCCA GCTACAGTCCTGTAATCTCACCGCTCATGCCTGTAAGAGTTTGTCTTCAGCTCTACAATCCTCAGACATGTTCCTGGGAGAGCTGGACCTGAGTAACAATGACCTGcaggattcaggagtgaagctTCTTTCTGATGGACTGAAGAGTCTAAACTGTCAATTACTGATACTGAG gcTGTCTGGCTGTATGGTGACAGAGGAAGGTTGTGGTTATGTGTCTTCAGCTCTAAattcaaacccctcacacctgaaagagctggatctgagctaCAATCACCCAGGAGATTCAGGAGTCAAGCTTCTCTCCGATAAACTCAACCATCCAAACTACAGACTGGACAAACTCAA TGTGGATCATGGAGGAGAGATCAGGATTAGAGCAGGAATGCACAAAT attcccatcagctcactctggatctgaacacagtgAATAAAGACCTCCTCCTGTCTGAGAGCAACAGAGTGATTACACGCACTGGCACACTGCAGttgtatcctgatcatccagacagatttgatctTCCTCAGGTGTTGTGTgtagagagtgtgtgtgatcgacgctgttactgggagattgagtggagtGGAGAAGATGTGtatatatcagtgtcatataagagcatcagcaggaagggaTGGGGctatgagtgtgtgtttggatctaatgatcagtcctggagtttgaTCTGCTCTTCCTCCAGTTACTCATTCATACACAATAAGATACAGACTGAACTCCCTGTAAAGCCCATCAGCAGTAGAATAGGAGTGTttgtggatcacagtgcaggaactctgtccttctacagcgtctctggagacacaatgatcctcatccacacagtccagaccacattcactcaaccgctCTATCCTGGGTTTAGGGTTTATTATGGCTCATCAGTGAAACTgtgttga